The proteins below are encoded in one region of Ursus arctos isolate Adak ecotype North America unplaced genomic scaffold, UrsArc2.0 scaffold_24, whole genome shotgun sequence:
- the LOC113249586 gene encoding keratin, type I cuticular Ha1-like — protein MSYNCCLPNLTCRSTCSSRPCVPPSCHTCTLPGACNIPANVGNCGWFCEGSFNGSEKETMQFLNDRLASYLEKVRQLERENAELESRIREWCQQQVPFVCPSYQSYFRTIEELQQKILCSKSENARLVVQIDNAKLAADDFRTKYETELGLRQLVESDINALRRILDELTLCKSDLEAQVESLKEELLSLKQNHEQEVNTLRCQIGDRLNVEVDAAPTVDLNRVLNETRSQYEALVETNRRDVEEWFTTQTEELNKQVVSSSEQLQTCQAEIIELRRTVNALEIELQAQHNLRDSLENTLTETEARYSSQLAQVQCLISNVESQLAEIRCDLERQNQEYQVLLDVKARLECEINTYRGLLESEDCKLPCNPCATTNACDKPIGPCVTNPCTPCGPRSRCGPCSTFRC, from the exons ATGTCTTACAACTGCTGCCTGCCCAACCTGACCTGCcgctccacctgctcctcccggCCCTGCGTGCCCCCCAGCTGCCACACCTGCACCCTGCCCGGGGCCTGCAACATCCCCGCCAACGTGGGCAACTGCGGCTGGTTCTGCGAGGGCTCCTTCAATGGCAGCGAGAAGGAGACCATGCAGTTCCTGAACGACCGCCTGGCCAGCTACCTGGAGAAGGTGCGCCAGCTGGAGCGCGAGAACGCGGAGCTGGAGAGCCGCATCCGGGAGTGGTGCCAGCAGCAGGTGCCCTTCGTGTGTCCCAGCTACCAGTCCTACTTCCGGACCATCGAGGAGCTCCAGCAGAAG ATTCTGTGCAGCAAGTCTGAGAACGCCAGGCTGGTGGTGCAGATCGACAATGCCAAACTGGCTGCAGACGACTTCAGAACCAA GTATGAGACGGAGCTGGGCTTGCGGCAGCTGGTGGAGTCAGACATCAATGCCCTGCGTAGGATCCTGGATGAGCTGACCCTGTGCAAGTCTGACCTGGAGGCCCAGGTGGAGTCCCTGAAGGAGGAGCTGCTGAGCCTCAAGCAGAACCACGAGCAG GAAGTCAACACCCTGCGCTGCCAGATCGGAGACCGCCTCAACGTGGAGGTGGACGCAGCTCCCACCGTGGACCTGAACCGCGTGCTCAACGAGACCAGGAGTCAGTATGAGGCCCTGGTGGAGACCAACCGCAGGGACGTGGAGGAATGGTTCACCACCCAG ACCGAGGAGCTgaacaagcaggtggtgtccagcTCGGAGCAGCTGCAGACCTGCCAGGCGGAGATCATCGAGCTGAGACGTACGGTCAACGCCCTGGAGATCGAGCTGCAGGCCCAGCACAACCTG AGGGACTCCCTGGAGAACACGCTGACGGAGACCGAGGCGCGCTACAGCTCCCAGCTGGCCCAGGTGCAGTGCCTGATCAGCAATGTGGAGTCCCAGCTGGCCGAGATCAGGTGTGACCTGGAGCGGCAGAACCAGGAGTACCAGGTGCTGCTGGACGTCAAGGCCCGGCTGGAGTGCGAGATCAACACGTACCGGGGCCTGCTGGAGAGCGAGGACTGCAA GCTGCCCTGCAACCCCTGTGCCACGACCAACGCATGTGACAAGCCCATCGGACCCTGCGTCACCAATCCCTGCACCCCAtgtggcccacgctcccgctgtGGGCCCTGCAGCACCTTTCGGTGCTAG
- the KRT34 gene encoding keratin, type I cuticular Ha4, with amino-acid sequence MPYNCCLPNLSCRSTCSSRPCVPPSCHTCTLPGACNIPANVGNCGWFCEGSFNGSEKETMQFLNDRLASYLEKVRQLERENAELESRIREWCQQQVPFVCPSYQSYFRTIEELQQKILCAKSENARLVVQIDNAKLASDDFRTKYHTELGLRQLVESDINGLRRILDELTLCKSDLEAQVESLREELLSLKSNHEEEVNTLRSQIGDRLNVEVDAAPTVDLNRVLNETRSQYEALVETNRRDVEEWFTTQTEELNKQVVSSSEQLQTCQAEIIELRRTVNALEIELQAQHNLRDSLENTLTETEARYSSQLAQVQCLISNVESQLAEIRCDLERQNQEYQVLLDVKARLECEINTYRGLLESEDCKLPCNPCATTNACGNSCGSCGNCQTRCS; translated from the exons ATGCCTTACAACTGCTGCCTGCCCAACCTGAGCTGCcgctccacctgctcctcccggCCCTGCGTGCCCCCCAGCTGCCACACCTGCACCCTGCCCGGGGCCTGCAACATCCCCGCCAATGTGGGCAACTGTGGCTGGTTCTGCGAGGGCTCCTTCAATGGCAGCGAGAAGGAGACCATGCAGTTCCTGAACGACCGCCTGGCCAGCTACCTGGAGAAGGTGCGCCAACTGGAGCGCGAGAATGCGGAGCTGGAGAGCCGCATCCGGGAGTGGTGCCAGCAGCAGGTGCCCTTCGTGTGTCCCAGCTACCAGTCCTACTTCCGGACCATCGAGGAGCTCCAGCAGAAG ATTCTGTGTGCCAAGTCTGAGAACGCCAGGCTGGTGGTGCAGATCGACAATGCCAAGCTGGCCTCTGATGACTTCAGAACCAA GTACCACACAGAGCTGGGCTTGAGGCAGCTTGTGGAGTCGGACATCAATGGCCTGCGTAGGATCCTGGACGAGCTGACCCTGTGCAAGTCTGACCTGGAGGCCCAGGTGGAGTCCCTGAGGGAGGAGCTGCTGAGCCTCAAGAGCAACCATGAGGAG GAAGTCAACACCCTGCGCAGCCAGATTGGAGACCGCCTCAACGTGGAGGTGGACGCAGCTCCCACCGTGGACCTGAACCGCGTGCTCAACGAGACCAGGAGTCAGTATGAGGCCCTGGTGGAGACCAACCGCAGGGACGTGGAGGAATGGTTCACCACCCAG ACCGAGGAGCTgaacaagcaggtggtgtccagcTCGGAGCAGCTGCAGACCTGCCAGGCGGAGATCATCGAGCTGAGACGCACGGTCAACGCCCTGGAGATCGAGCTGCAGGCCCAGCACAACCTG AGGGACTCCCTGGAGAACACACTGACGGAGACCGAGGCGCGCTACAGCTCCCAGCTGGCCCAGGTGCAGTGCCTGATCAGCAACGTGGAGTCCCAGCTGGCTGAGATCAGATGTGACCTGGAGCGGCAGAACCAGGAGTACCAGGTGCTGCTGGACGTCAAGGCCCGGCTGGAGTGCGAGATCAACACGTACCGGGGCCTGCTGGAGAGCGAGGACTGCAA gctcccctgcaaCCCATGTGCCACCACCAATGCTTGCGGCAATTCCTGCGGGTCCTGTGGCAACTGTCAAACGCGTTGCTCTTAA